A genomic region of Blattabacterium cuenoti contains the following coding sequences:
- the dnaK gene encoding molecular chaperone DnaK produces MSKIIGIDLGTTNSCVSVMEINDPVVIPNSEGKRTTPSIVAFVEGGERKIGDPAKRQAVTNPKKTIFSIKRFMGRMYSEVSEELKHIPYKVIKGGNNTPRVDIENRLYAPQEISAMILQKMKKTAEDYLGEEINRAVITVPAYFNDAQRQATKEAGEIAGLKVERIINEPTAAALAYGLDKNNQNKKIVVYDLGGGTFDVSILELGDGVFEVLSTNGDTHLGGDDFDQVIINYLASEFKSKEGLDLRKDPMALQRLKEASEKAKIELSSSNQTEVNLPYITATESGPKHLVLTLIRSKFEQLSEKLIQRSINPCSKALKDANLITKDIDEVILVGGSTRMPKVQEEVEKFFGKKPSKGVNPDEVVAIGAAIQGGVLTGDVQNVLLLDVTPLSLGIETLGGVFTKLIESNTTIPTKKSEVFSTASDNQSAVTIRVGQGERPMFNDNKEIGRFDLVDIPPAPRGIPQIEVTFDIDANGILNVSAKDKGTGKEQSIRIETSSGLNQEEIEKMKKEAKENAQKDEKIKKEIEKLNTADNQIFQSEKQLKDYGNKLSENNKKNIENSLKKLKEAHSKKDFVSIENYMKKLNEAWTNASQEIYNTKNINKNNQSNKKEEKENEEKSSKGNENVQDVDYEEVK; encoded by the coding sequence ATTCTTGTGTTTCTGTTATGGAAATCAATGATCCTGTTGTCATCCCTAATTCAGAAGGGAAAAGGACAACTCCATCTATAGTAGCTTTTGTAGAAGGAGGAGAAAGAAAAATAGGAGATCCTGCTAAAAGACAAGCGGTAACAAATCCAAAAAAAACTATTTTTTCAATCAAAAGATTTATGGGAAGAATGTATTCAGAAGTATCTGAAGAATTAAAACATATTCCTTATAAAGTTATAAAAGGTGGAAATAATACTCCTCGTGTTGATATAGAAAATAGATTATATGCTCCACAAGAAATATCTGCAATGATTTTACAAAAAATGAAAAAAACAGCTGAAGATTATCTTGGAGAAGAAATTAATAGAGCCGTAATTACGGTCCCTGCTTATTTTAACGATGCACAAAGACAAGCGACTAAAGAAGCTGGAGAAATAGCTGGATTAAAAGTAGAAAGAATTATAAATGAACCCACTGCAGCTGCTTTAGCTTATGGTTTAGATAAAAATAATCAAAATAAAAAAATTGTTGTATACGATTTAGGAGGAGGTACTTTTGATGTTTCTATTTTAGAATTAGGAGATGGAGTTTTTGAAGTTCTATCTACTAATGGGGATACACATTTAGGAGGAGATGATTTTGATCAAGTTATTATTAATTATTTAGCAAGTGAATTTAAATCTAAAGAAGGATTAGATCTTAGAAAGGATCCTATGGCTTTACAACGTTTGAAAGAAGCATCTGAAAAAGCTAAAATCGAACTATCTTCTTCAAATCAAACAGAAGTAAATCTACCTTACATTACAGCAACGGAATCAGGGCCAAAACATTTAGTATTGACCCTTATACGTTCCAAATTTGAACAATTGTCAGAAAAATTAATACAACGCTCCATTAATCCTTGTTCTAAAGCATTAAAAGATGCAAATTTAATAACTAAAGATATAGACGAAGTAATTTTAGTTGGGGGGTCTACACGTATGCCAAAAGTACAAGAAGAAGTAGAAAAATTTTTTGGAAAAAAACCATCTAAGGGAGTTAACCCAGATGAAGTCGTCGCTATTGGGGCAGCTATACAAGGAGGTGTACTAACGGGAGATGTACAAAATGTATTGCTATTAGATGTTACTCCTTTATCTTTAGGAATTGAAACTTTAGGAGGAGTTTTTACAAAACTTATTGAATCTAATACTACAATCCCTACTAAAAAATCAGAAGTTTTTTCTACAGCATCTGATAATCAATCAGCAGTAACTATACGTGTAGGACAAGGAGAAAGACCTATGTTCAATGATAATAAAGAAATAGGGAGGTTTGACTTAGTTGATATTCCTCCAGCTCCTAGAGGAATTCCTCAAATTGAGGTAACTTTTGATATAGATGCGAATGGAATACTTAATGTTTCTGCGAAAGATAAAGGAACAGGAAAAGAACAATCAATACGTATAGAAACCTCTTCAGGATTAAATCAAGAAGAAATCGAAAAAATGAAAAAAGAGGCAAAAGAAAATGCCCAAAAAGATGAAAAAATAAAAAAAGAAATCGAAAAATTAAACACTGCAGACAATCAAATTTTTCAATCTGAAAAACAATTGAAAGATTATGGAAATAAATTATCTGAAAATAATAAAAAAAATATAGAAAATTCTTTAAAAAAATTAAAAGAAGCTCATTCTAAAAAAGATTTTGTTTCTATTGAAAATTATATGAAAAAACTAAATGAAGCTTGGACTAATGCTTCTCAAGAAATTTATAATACAAAAAATATAAATAAAAATAATCAATCAAATAAAAAAGAAGAAAAAGAAAATGA